The genomic stretch acAATTTCATAATACATACACGTATTACGTATTTATAAGCGTGTCTTCCGTATCATATAACacagaaatatattatttaccgAAATCATCTTAATTATCCACATATAAAAAAGTCACAGTACACGACGCATTGAAATCGCAGTATTAACTTcatcttcattatttttacttcgTTTTACCATCTTAATTTGAATCGTGAAGTACTCAGTTATTACAATTCAACAAAGCTCAacatcttttctttttttattacctttAATTTCTTGGTATATATTAAATAtctgtataataatgtatacgtgattgaaattatgCACATACATGCATATCTTGACCCTATTTGGAATAGTTTGCAGTGCTTGCTAATGACTGAAGTTATTTTTAACCATATACATATGATATATAGCTAATAGTGTTCATGAACAttccaaaaaaagaaaaaaagaagaggaaaaaattaatagaagATAAATAACTAAGAGACgagagaagaaggaagaaagaaaaacaaaataaatattaatacgAGAATATCTCATCTACATGTTCTATCTCGCATAGGCACAtatatgtaattataataattatgattgTGACAAAGTGCGCAGAAATCCATTTTTAAATGTACTTTGATACCGGGTGTAatgtgttatacgtatacatatacatgtactaTACGTGCGTATATTATGAATACTTCTATTGGAACTTTGTAAAAATCCCCGAGCTATATTTAATCGTGTAAACTGTTTGCAGCACAGATACGTCGTACCAGGAATTGGTCAATTCCAATTTGTCTTTATCCCTAACGATATATCGTTATCGCTTTCAAGTATACATAAATCagagtaatgaaaaaaaaaaaataaacattgatATAAACAACATACTTTTTAGATTCAGACaagatgtatgtatatagaaaaaaaaaattgctaatcGCTGTGTGTGCGAAATCAtgatatacatacgtatgtttATAACAGGATTGTTATTTATAGTGATACAAACCAGGAAATTTAACTGACTCAATTGCTTGACTCTTTTGCCGTATGCGATTAATTGTGTGATTTGAATATGACCCGTTATTGAATGTCGTAATTTTCTTACGTCTATCGTTTCGCAAACAAAACGTATTTCGATATTTGTCAATCAATGGTCATATTCGTTACAGGGGATTTGTGTAAATTAACATTCTACTATGAACATTCTTTTGAGAATGATATCTCTTTGAGACCGATAAGTCGAAAATTTAGCGAAAACGAAATGGCGAGTAAAATGAATTGTTTATACCTGACATTTGGATAAAATCGGATATTTCGTGGAGCAGCGGGCGTtaagaaaattgttaaaatttattcggATCATTTATTCACGGGTATTTTCCTATTTCGTTGttcgcaattttaattaacatacgtaaataattgattgttACTCTACGATGTGCGAATACTTTTAATTTCCGTCACTTCTAATCGAATTTCCTACTGTTTCCGATCTTATGTGTCTTCACAAATATATGCGAAACGGTTATTACAACGGCTAATCAGAAGGAAGAATAAAACCAAACAGAAAGTAGAAGAATGAACAATCATAGTTTGAAAATAACCGATGCAAACATGCTCTTTAACGACCTTATATTAGTTACcaaacattattatttttcgtttctttttgtatcataaaattgtttttatatgtataaattatattatattatgaatACAGAATTTAGAGAGAAATATTTGACTATTTTGTGTTTCGCCAAGATACCGAAAATGAtaacgacgatgacgacgatgagaAATTTAAGTATCAGGTAGCTCGTTGTTTGTTGAATAATGCGCACTGATTTTAGTagcgatgtaaaaaaattagattttatttttaatgcgACGGACTGTTTGGTCCGAGCTGCGAAGCAattcggaaagaaaaaatactttttcattcgGTGCAgcaatttatattatattagtCAAACTGTTGTTGTTGATGATTTTACTTTTCTTATCTTTTCCTCAAATAATCAAAGACGTGCTGTTAGCAAAGAAGTCTCTTTACGAATTTCGTTGAggaaaacaacaataattgcTTTGAATTGACCATATCTAGATGACATTGACGGAAGCTCATGACTTACAGTATTAAGatcaataatattgtgtaCAAATCACTAATGCATTACCGTGAACGATCTGATTGTCATAAAAGGAACACAAATAAGCGGCAAGTAGATTACAATATATgatatcacatttttttaacagcATGTTAAGCGTAAGACGTGAGATCATACATTGCACACTACTAAAATCGCATAACTTGTTACAACATTATCGCTAACGCGTGCTTTATTAATGCCGATCATATTATGATTGCAAAACTAACTACAAATGTGGAAAGTAAAATTAGCTACTTTGCACAAAACTCGTGACGTCTTGCTTGCACATTGGATCCAATTGTACATGCAATACATCAGAGTAATTGCATAATTTGCGTAGATCGATATTATGTGAAATTAGATCCGCGGAGTTATTTATTAGTTCAACTTTTTTGttctattctttttcttatttactgaaaataccattttattcagaagtataataattgtggataaaaaccaaatttcgtcattatacatttattcaaatccaAAATCGAGagtttaaataaattagttCTAAGTTTCTTATAAATTACATAAGTTTTCAATGTgcatataaaaagaaatatacgtgtaaatattaaaaaaaaatgtattccaACTGGTGCATTCTGTTACTGAATATAGTATATAAAtccacacacacatacacacaggcatatttatatacttactgtatatgtatatgtatgggGATCAAAAAGTCGGTAgatattttagttcaattattataatattgaaatttattttcacctttATTTTACAATTCCAATTGTCTGTATAAAAATCGTACTTATCATAAACTAAAGTATCATATAGTTTATTAATactgataatgataataacaacaacagcaacaacaacaacaacaacaacaacaacaataataatatataaatccAAAGTATAGCGAATCGTATTTCcattaaatacattttttcccgcattgtcattttttccttccttctaataaattcaatttaaatggCAAAAATGTTTGGCTAGCTGATATGAGGTTCAATGAGAGTAACGCTTAGTGACTAGTCAAGTTTGACAAAACCcttgaatgaataaatggcctttatattaaatttattaataaagcTTCAATAcaaagataataaaatttatacaatttataatttaacaaattaacTCTCAGATCGTTTctacctatacatacatacatacatacatacatgcatacattacATAGCATAACTAGAATATCATGTAATTGTATAAATGTAGATAATTAATGTGATGCGTTACATAATTTCGCCGCTTTATTGTGTATAAATTGAACGCGGTTGAGAAATTCTTATTATCAAATACTCATTATACGCATACATGATGTTCTGTGCTGCCTCCGTGTACATCCAAGGCTTGgaagaagcgaaaaaaaaaaattaataataaatgagtgaaaaataaaaaataaagaaagcaagaggaagagagagcgaaaaaatgaagaaattctGGACCACTGCAGTTATGCAATGAAAACTTGAATATGCTAGTGTATAAACATACAATATACGAACGGCTGAATTATCGAGTTAACCCGATTCTGTGACAGAAgtgataaattataaaaatattattccttACAGCTTTGATGGTTCGGCGAACTGTTGCTGTAATTATTGATACGATTATAGAAGTCATGACGATGATCACGGTGTAGTACGTAAAATAGACAAATTCACGATTAATCTATgagtgaataataataaacgagaTGATGATCGCTGTTAATCGGATGGCTGTTTTATACTTGCGTATGAGTATAActtaaatatgaaaataaaaaaagtgtaaTAACAAAATGCGTAACCATGTTGCGTATATATTACCACTCGTTCAAGAAACGCATAATGAGTAAAGATCAAAAGAATACGTCATTCAAAATCCTGCAGCGCCGTGTCTcgagtatattgtatatataaatattaatcaatATGTACACATTATACACACGTTAATGTGACTAATTGATTTCATaatatgatttatttaatAGCAATGACATTACTAAAACataaaattgttattgttactgttattattatcattcttaatattattattgttgttattattattatattcataatTGCGACGTACAATATGTtgcacattttcaaagaaatgatttgtatatacgagtatatatgTGATATATCAAAGATACGGCACTGtgcatatgcatatacatatattatatatatatatatatatatacatatatatatatcgtcgTGTGTGAGAgtctgtgtatatatacacacacatttacaattgatgataataacaacataTTGCTATGTGTACACCTAACGTATTGTAAGCTgttcttgtaatttttatataccAACTGCATAATTTACTAgcattatacctatatacctatacgtgcgtgtgtgtgtgtgtgtgtgggcgTGCGTGGAtgcgtgcgtgtgtatgtgtgtgcaCGAATATACATTGAAGGCTatggtaaaaagtgaaaaataaaaaaatttcgatgtataaaataaaacaagaaaagaacTGCTTATCGGATAAAAATACGGCGAAAAATAGGAAAAGAGGCGAagaatagtaataacaataataacaaaacaTCAAATggaatatacatattataaagtaataaattattattattattattgaattagTGAATTATATAATCTAATTAccaatttattaaaattaaggaTCGTGGATCTGTAAAATTGTCACGTGtaacaaacaaagaaaacacATAATGATAAAACAATGAAGCCATGTTGTGTAacattttgattattatttaaacGTTGATCCGGCAATAATACTTATGTACTGTAACGGGTACGGTTTATCTTGGGGCCGAAGTCTATGAGATAAATCCGTTATTGTGTGTTCTTTATCAAATTCTGATGAAACAATAGATTTATAAGGAACCTCCTCTGATGGGTAAAAGCTGGATCGGCTTATCAGACCCAAAAACCCTGGATAGTCGAACTGCACGGACTTGGGTATCACCAAAGCCGCCTTGGATATGTGAACAGGCACCTCCGCCCGTTGTTCCCTTCAGTAAGACAAGGGCTTGTAGGCCGTTGCTTCAAACTGGAGACAAGTGAGAGAGACGTATGTCACCTATTTGTAGATACGGGCTAACCAGTACTTCCTTCTAATCGCGAACTCGGAATAAACAGAGTCGCCTTCCTGTATTTTTTTACGAGTTATTGACCCAAAACACGGCCAACCTTCCAGACCAGGGACTACATTGACTGGCTGTTGGTTTATTCCCCTCCCCTTTTCAAGATAAAGTTATATGCTCGAAAATATGTTGACGCCGGGACAGACgagtgtatatttatatagaaTACTTGTTTTAATAGCGATAAATTCAGGTACAAGGCTCTTTGTCAGTAGACAATGATACggttttacaaaatttaaccgtagagaaacaaaaaataaaaacaaaattaaagaaataataaaactatCAGAATTTATCGGTTCTGCTCCTAACTTCCCTACAGCTCAAGGGTGAAATACGCTGCTCTATTCAATATTTCCTCTAGAGGTCCCGGGCTATCGTGGACTCTAATTTCTATactcttttcaaatttcggaCTACGCTCTTTGCTTGAATTTCCGCTCTAAATGTCGTGAAGCTAATTTCGATAACTCTCTCTAGACGAGAAACGCTTCGTACCATAATGACGCAACTCGGCGCTTTGCCGGACAATTTGTAACCGCTCTTCGTGGTCCTCCAGTTTTATACTCTCCCAGGGCTGTTGTTGGGTTATCCTGTCGACGTCATTTCCCTATTTGTGTGTCCGGTTGTGGGTCGTCATCCTCGTATGCGTTGGTCACGGTCGATGTCGATGGTGTTCGCGATCGGCTGTCTGTGTCAGTTGTTGAGGCGATTTTGAACAGTTGTCCCTTACAGTACGTAATATTACACGTATTATACCGATCGTATACACATTATTACACTTCGTTACTTTTCTACGATCATGATCACGATCGacttgtattatatgtattctCTGTTATTTGCAGGGGAGAGAATAACgagagtatttttttcttcaactctACTAGCTGCAAGAAATCAAATACGTAAACAATCTGTTTCCCGATTGCGAAACCATAAGGTAAACAAGTTTTGAATACTAAAACATTCTCCTAAGGTCATCTAACAATAAGGACTTTTTCTGTAACGTTCGTAACTAAAAACTTTGCATGTGTAAAATATTCgtgaattgattttcaaatttatcagACAGATTTGTTGAAGTCACGACGATTTGTAGAtagatataattataaacgaattcgaagatttttgaaaatgaaatggtTTATCCCCTTCAGATGAGACATCATTAGTTTTGTCAGTCTTATCCAGTCTTTCCTCAATAACTTATCCGTTTCTTTAAAGATCGAGCTGCATGATAACCCGAGTCATATAAATAAAGATATCGCGCTTTTAACAAACCGATCTATTTCTTCTGGTATAATCCACAGTGAACACACTTCTCCGTTACGGCGAAGAATTCGAAAGTGATCAGCGTAGGCGGTTTCTTATTTCTGATTTATATCGTAAACTTGTAAATTGTTGGTGACGGAAACTGTGAGTTTGAAAATGGCAGGTGAGATTCTTtgaaatatacgttaaatatAGTTATTAGAAAAGTTTTAGAAACTTGGTTGGATGTAATAATGCCTGAAATACTTCAATGCTTCAGAGATTTCCGTATTGAAGGATGGATTTCAACTCGAAATACCGAATTCGGCACCGATTCCCATTTTCTACCAGTGGCTGCGCGATCATTGCAGGTATGAATAAGTGGAATTAGTCAAAAAAATCAGACAGATTTTCCCGTAATAACGATTCCCCATGATATTTCCAGGTGTGACGAATGCTACAATGATACAACGAATCAGCGCAAGCTCAGTATTCTTGATTTTCCCCCGGATATATTTCCTCGTGAATACAATCTCTCTGACGGAGTGCTCGATGTCATTTGTAAGATTATTtaatacgtaaaaaaatatcttatcAGGCAATGCTCGCACAGTTTCATGACCTCTTTATCGTCTCGATTTCAAGGGGACGGAGGTCACAGATCAAAATACCAAATCTCTTGGCTGGTGAAGAATGCTAGATTTTTGGGCGACAACCAAGAGCGAAAAATCACCCCTGTTCCTTGGTTCAAGCTCCCGGATGTTGCAAGGGTGGAATTGAATTCCTACATGAACACGGACGCAGGTTTATCCGAGGTTCTTTCATCCCTACTGCGATATGGAGTAGCGTTTGTCACTCATGTGAGTATGGGGTTCGGAAAAAGCCAAGTATTTGTAATTTACGAGAACAATATATTGCGTTACAAGGGCCCAAATTTGGCGGTTGCGACGAGTGTGAAATTTGCGCCTGAGCGAAGAGAGGGCAGCAATCACGCACACACGGTAGTTTTTATAACAAGCGAATGAAAAGCAGTGGGCCTTACTTGGCAGTGTCGCAGGACGTGAttggtcaattttttctccctaGGGGCGAAAGTGAGTCAACTGTGGGCTGCGCGTGCGCAAACCCATATCTACAGCACAGATGAAATTGGCTACTTGTTCGTCTCGCTAAATTGCTACGCAGAGTCCCGCACTTTTCATGCACGTgtgataaaaatgtaatttaacCCCATGTTGCGTTTTTCAGGTGGATACCACCATAGCCGCGACGGAAAAAGTGATAACCAGAATGGCGCCAGTTCAGAAGACTTTTTACGgcgaaatgtttgaaattcacaACGGCGAGTTCGAAGACGACAGTGACGTCACTCCGAAACTTGATACTGCACTGCCATTGGATGCCGCCTTCTCGAACAACTATCTTGATGCTCATACGGATAATACCTCCTGGTCCGACGCTGCAGGGTAAAGAGTACACAGATATATGGTTTTAGGGTTGAAAAACCAAATACATTTAGGTTTACTCGAATGTCCTGTCGTTTTGCGATTGAGATGTAGGGAAATGCCATTCATACATACAGCCTACATCATCTGGAAATTGAGAATCAGAAAACACGCCCGTTACGAAATTTCCAGAAATGTTATTTACTCTAATGATAGTCAACGCGAATGAAACaatacttttattatttaatcgAAATGAATCTGCGTCAATTAAAATAACACAGGCTATAGTATCAACAATTTGAGCAAATTAGGCTTTATAATTACAGTGTGCAAGGTGGTTGAACTTTGGTGGTTGTTTAACCGATTCCAATGTTTTGGGGTCATTTGTCGAAAATTACCTGagaaaaattcgagaaatCTTATATTGCAGTACGATTAGTTATACATGCACAAATGAAATTATCTCATCCACTCTGGTGATGATTACTTGTAAAACGTTTTTCCGGTAATCTCTACAGGTCTCCAcggttaaaataaaataagctCGGTAACATTCGAATCTAATAAAAGACGCCAGAGTCGAATCATTTTGAACGTTTCGGctataaaaacttttctccAATTGCTAATACCTTACATCTATCGTGTTATTAAAATTCGTATAAATTCATGATGTTATAGTAAGAATGTAGCTGCATTCGTTTTTACTATCTTTCGTGCAAATAACACGCCTGATAAGTTTTTAAACgctatttttcttctcctgcAACATTTGACCGCAGTACATGCAGACGGTTCGAATGATTCACCCTTAAAAAATTCAGGCTACAAGTGTTCCACTCCCTGAAACCGGCGACAAAAGGAGGAGAGACGATCCTGGTGGATGGTTTGAACGTTAGTATGCTGATAAAACAGCAGTCTCCGGAATCTTACGAGAGATTGACTCGGATGCCAATCTCCGCAACTTACATCGATCCGGGTCAGCATCACACTCACGTGGATCCGCTTCTGAAGCTCCACCCTGTCACTAAGGAGCTTTTGCAGATCAGGTTAACTTTGTTCACAGTTTGTACCGTTTCGTATTGTCACGATAAAAGTCTGTCAAATGAAGTAATTCGCATCCGCCGTTTTCGACCACAGGTTTCAACTCTACGATCGTACTGTGCTAAGGACTCTTCCTTACGATCATATCCAGCAACATTACCACGATCTTCGCCTCCTCGCTTCCGTCATAGCCGACAAAAGTGGCGAAACCCTGGTAAAACTTGTACCTGGGGAAGTAGTCTTTATAGACAATTGGAGGGTGTTGCATGGCAGGACTGCGTACTCAGGTTCCAGACTTCTTACTGGCTGTTACGTGGCTCGCACCGACTGGCGAAGCAGAGCCACAGTCATGGGCCTGATAGATTATTGACTATAATCtcgaattaataaataaacaacagGCCGTGAACCTATATTAGGATCAAGAAATGAGTGGAGGATAGTTCATtaattcaagtttttattGTAATAACGCAGACcgaatatgtatttttttaatgttcaaagttaaaaataagtaaaatatgATAATAGCATATcttaaataatgaatttcgtATGAATTAACGGTAGTTGGATTTTgtgatttgaaattctattccaGCTAAAACTCTCTTTCGCTGTTTCCCTATCTTCTGTGgatatattattcaaaatcatgTCCGAGCAAACTATATGCATTTTAATCTTTGTACTGTTtgcaatataattattagcATTACGATACAAAGTTTTATTGATATTCTACACGCTTTGATAACCCCGCCCATGTGTGTCAGTTACACTTCCGATAAGCAGAGTTATACTTTTAGAGGGTCGCTGTCCATTCTAATCATTTCCAACTGTCACTTCGTCGTGTTGCCTTGAGAAGCCATAGATCAACGTCTCTTTACACGCttggtgtgtgtgtgtgtgtgtgttgatCATTTGTGACATCTGCGTCAATGGAAAAAGCAGGTAAACTTATCAAATACTTCGTTACTATACGCTGTGATGCTGTACGAAATACTTCAATGCTTCAGAGATTTCCGTATTGAAGGATGGATTTCAACTCGAAATCCCGAATGCAGAGCCAATCACAATTTTCCACCAGTGGCTGCGCGATCATTGCAGGTATGAATAAGTGGAATTAGCCAATGAAATCGGACCGATTTACGCATAATAACGATTCTCCGGAACATTTCCAGATGTGCCGAATGCTACAATGATACAACGAATCAGCGCAAGCTCAGTATTCTCGATTTTCCCCCGGATATATTTCCTCGTGAATACAATCTCTCTGACGGAGTGCTCGACGTCATTTGTAAGATTATTTAAtgcgtaaaaaaatatctatcaGGCAATGCTCGCACAGTTTCATGACCGTCATATCGTCTCGATTTCAAGGGGACGGAGGTCACAGATCAAAATACCAAATCTCTTGGCTGGTGAAGAATGCTAGATTTTTGGGCGACAACCAAGAGCGAAAAATCACCCCTGTTCCTTGGCTCAAGCTCCCGGATGTTGCAAGGGTGGAATCGAATTCCTACATGAACACGGACGCAGGTTTATCCGAGGTTCTTTCGTCCCTGCTGAGATATGGAGTGGCGTTTGTCACCGGTGTGAGTACAACAATCATTACATTATCCTACATGAAGGGTATGAAGCTTTAGGTTTTTAATACCGATGTTACCGTAATAGAAACACTTCACAAAGATGACCATCCGTTTCATTATCTTCTGTGAATGACGAGGCTGAACGCTTTTTTCAGGTAGAAGCTACCCTCACCGTTACCGAAAAAGTGATAACCAGAATGGCGCCTGtacaaaaaacttttttcggCGAAATGTGGGAAGTTCATAACGAGGAAATTGCCGATGCCAGTGAAGTCGCATTGGAGACCGACATAAAGCCGCACTATGACACTGCATACACAAGCATCGCCCTTGGTGCTCATACAGACAATACCTACTGGTGCGACGCTGCAGGGTAAGTAAGAGGTGTTTTTTAAACTTCCCACAGACAACgagctttcaaatttcagcCTGCAAGTTTTTCATGGTCTGGAGCCTGCGAGAATCGGAGGAGAAACGCTCCTCGTAGATGGCCTGAACGTTAGTATGCAGCTGAAACAGAGGTATCCGGAATCTTACGAGAGACTGACGCGGATGCCGGTTTCTGCGACCTATGTGGAAGAAGGTCAGCACCATACGCACGTGGATCCGATCCTGAAACTCCACCCCGTCACTAGGGAGCTTTTGCAAATCAGGTTGGCTGGTCTCTTAGATTTTTCCATTCTTGTATCGAGAGGGAGCAGCgaaatgaagtaaaaataaatcaaattaaataaaaatatcaaatccCTATCACAGATTTAATCTCTACGATCGTTCTGTGCTGAGAACTCTTCCTCGTGATCAGATACAGCAACACTATAACGATCTGCGCCTCATAGCTGCTAT from Neodiprion virginianus isolate iyNeoVirg1 chromosome 3, iyNeoVirg1.1, whole genome shotgun sequence encodes the following:
- the LOC124301336 gene encoding trimethyllysine dioxygenase, mitochondrial isoform X2 translates to MAEISVLKDGFQLEIPNSAPIPIFYQWLRDHCRCDECYNDTTNQRKLSILDFPPDIFPREYNLSDGVLDVIWDGGHRSKYQISWLVKNARFLGDNQERKITPVPWFKLPDVARVELNSYMNTDAGLSEVLSSLLRYGVAFVTHVDTTIAATEKVITRMAPVQKTFYGEMFEIHNGEFEDDSDVTPKLDTALPLDAAFSNNYLDAHTDNTSWSDAAGLQVFHSLKPATKGGETILVDGLNVSMLIKQQSPESYERLTRMPISATYIDPGQHHTHVDPLLKLHPVTKELLQIRFQLYDRTVLRTLPYDHIQQHYHDLRLLASVIADKSGETLVKLVPGEVVFIDNWRVLHGRTAYSGSRLLTGCYVARTDWRSRATVMGLIDY
- the LOC124301336 gene encoding trimethyllysine dioxygenase, mitochondrial isoform X3, whose product is MAEISVLKDGFQLEIPNSAPIPIFYQWLRDHCRCAECYNDTTNQRKLSILDFPPDIFPREYNLSDGVLDVIWDGGHRSKYQISWLVKNARFLGDNQERKITPVPWLKLPDVARVESNSYMNTDAGLSEVLSSLLRYGVAFVTGVEATLTVTEKVITRMAPVQKTFFGEMWEVHNEEIADASEVALETDIKPHYDTAYTSIALGAHTDNTYWCDAAGLQVFHGLEPARIGGETLLVDGLNVSMQLKQRYPESYERLTRMPVSATYVEEGQHHTHVDPILKLHPVTRELLQIRFNLYDRSVLRTLPRDQIQQHYNDLRLIAAIVADKEGENRVKLSPGEVIFIDNWRVMHGRTAYSGSRLLAGGYVSRTDWRSRAAVMGLLDN
- the LOC124301336 gene encoding trimethyllysine dioxygenase, mitochondrial isoform X1 translates to MEKAEISVLKDGFQLEIPNAEPITIFHQWLRDHCRCAECYNDTTNQRKLSILDFPPDIFPREYNLSDGVLDVIWDGGHRSKYQISWLVKNARFLGDNQERKITPVPWLKLPDVARVESNSYMNTDAGLSEVLSSLLRYGVAFVTGVEATLTVTEKVITRMAPVQKTFFGEMWEVHNEEIADASEVALETDIKPHYDTAYTSIALGAHTDNTYWCDAAGLQVFHGLEPARIGGETLLVDGLNVSMQLKQRYPESYERLTRMPVSATYVEEGQHHTHVDPILKLHPVTRELLQIRFNLYDRSVLRTLPRDQIQQHYNDLRLIAAIVADKEGENRVKLSPGEVIFIDNWRVMHGRTAYSGSRLLAGGYVSRTDWRSRAAVMGLLDN